The following proteins are encoded in a genomic region of Montipora foliosa isolate CH-2021 chromosome 8, ASM3666993v2, whole genome shotgun sequence:
- the LOC137968799 gene encoding girdin-like: MDIKENEFCSPCEKLEEELNSMREKKQNLDKEVLKMKNRIKEISGDYQREKLTLQKKLRELEAANDQRQEEIKVLQEKNEELMDQINMQKSEVHKITVQLMIQETHLEKSQQEVRKTNKDLALEIEKVKEVRGELKAESKAKVDAINQIEKLYSRAAPFRGRRLFKHWVLNYKKDFDRQGVLHALATNFGNKTCVNPESNNASPSQIIATRSSDDQGEAEDVLENRRGTLSGTKDQKNSWWCVDLTEKYVLYLTHYTLRHGRDNGLSIIRNWRLEGSLDGRSWKTLKKHDNDRGVKDPYPYYTYTWSVDGELGAFRYFRIFQTGKNSSGRFGIFLSGIELYGVLIERGS; this comes from the exons ATGGACATAAAGGAAA ATGAGTTTTGTTCTCCCTGCGAGAAACTGGAAGAAGAACTAAATTCAATgagagaaaagaaacaaaatttagaTAAGGAAGTTCTGAAAATGAAGAACAGAATTAAAGAGATAAGCGGAGATTATCAACGAGAAAAACTAACTTTGCAGAAAAAGCTACGGGAGCTTGAGGCAGCGAACGACCAACGGCAAGAGGAGATAAAAGTTCTCCAAGAGAAGAACGAAGAGCTAATGGACCAAATTAACATGCAAAAATCTGAAGTCCATAAGATTACCGTACAGCTAATGATACAAGAGACGCACCTTGAGAAAAGCCAACAAGAAGTGAGGAAAACAAATAAGGATTTGGCTCTTGAAATAGAGAAAGTGAAGGAAGTTCGAGGAGAATTGAAAGCGGAGAGCAAGGCAAAAGTGGACGCCATTAATCAAATTGAGAAGTtatattcgagggcggcgccttttcgagggcggcgcttatttaaacact GGGTTCTAAACTACAAGAAGGATTTTGACAGACAAGGAGTTCTCCACGCCCTAGCAACAAATTTCGGTAACAAGACTTGTGTAAACCCAGAAAGCAATAACGCATCACCATCGCAAATAATCGCAACTAGATCTTCTGATGATCAGGGGGAGGCAGAAGATGTGCTAGAAAATCGAAGAGGGACCCTTAGTGGAACCAAGGACCAGAAAAACTCCTGGTGGTGTGTAGACTTAACAGAAAAGTACGTCTTGTACTTAACACATTACACCTTAAGGCATGGGCGGGACAATGGCTTGTCGATCATTCGTAACTGGCGCCTGGAAGGCTCGCTTGATGGACGTAGCTGGAAAACACTAAAAAAGCACGACAATGATCGCGGGGTCAAAGATCCTTACCCCTATTACACATACACGTGGTCGGTCGATGGAGAACTGGGAGCCTTTCGGTACTTCAGGATTTTTCAGACGGGCAAGAACTCTTCCGGTAGATTTGGTATCTTTCTCTCCGGAATAGAGCTTTACGGAGTGCTCATTGAAAGGGGTAGTTAA